From a single Cryptococcus neoformans var. neoformans B-3501A chromosome 3, whole genome shotgun sequence genomic region:
- a CDS encoding hypothetical protein (Match to EST gb|CF190263.1|CF190263; HMMPfam hit to Hydrolase, haloacid dehalogenase-like hydrolase, score: 71.4, E(): 2.3e-18) produces the protein MSVFTKSAFTMSALPSPNTSQPPSAAPSRRGSFANGLASGQLTPVTDPHIVSINVESVLFDMDGTLINSSPAVVKAWELFAEKYPLDLDDILRSAHGMRTIDVLKKWCKITDPELLASEVIRFETAILNAAEDIAKNSGKAGIEVLPGVAKLLADLGEEADKRDGEEKWAICTSSTYFYAGKAIPIAGLPTPKVFVTADSVTRGKPFPDPYLLGASGCNASPFESLVVEDAPTGIRSGKASGALVLATCTSHEREELERERPDFLVDDLSHVKATWDAATNTFNLIIEQPIDRYTPRPTPDVTPVITPAMSRSNSFSGVGQDRPSVRTSQAIMKGSDDLTGNDSVVGSPAASRPGSPGADDSIEKRAEMEFHRRASQSGQAGVTLDAFRRALAGNAAKRRAQSQGEMSQDE, from the exons ATGTCCGTCTTCACCAAATCTGCCTTCACCATGTCCGCTCTCCCCTCTCCCAACACCTCCCAGCCTCCCTCCGCCGCCCCCTCTCGCCGTGGCTCTTTTGCCAACGGCCTTGCCTCTGGTCAGCTCACACCCGTGACCGACCCCCACATTGTCTCCATCAACGTCGAGTCGGTATTGTTTGACATGGACGGCACTTTGATCAACTCTAGTCCCGCCGTCGTCAAAGCCTGGGAACTGTTTGCCGAAAAGTACCCTCTTGATTTGGATGACATTCTCAGAT CTGCTCACGGCATGAGAACCATTGATGTGCTCAAGAAGTGGTGCAAGATCACTGATCCCGAGTTACTTGCCTCTGAGGTCATTCGTTTCGAAACCGCCATTCTCAACGCCGCTGAGGACATTGCCAAGAATTCAGGCAAGGCTGGTATTGAGGTTCTTCCAGGTGTTGCCAAACTCCTTGCCGATTTGGGTGAAGAGGCCGACAAGCGcgatggtgaagaaaaaTGGGCAATTTGCACTAGCT CAACATACTTTTACGCCGGTAAGGCAATCCCTATTGCTGGGTTGCCCACCCCCAAAGTGTTTGTGACTGCCGATTCCGTCACTCGAGGGAAACCATTCCCTGACCCTTATTTACTGGGTGCTTCGGGTTGCAATGCCTCTCCTTTCGAAT CTCTTGTCGTTGAAGATGCCCCCACTGGTATTCGATCAGGCAAGGCGTCTGGTGCCCTTGTCCTCGCCACTTGTACCTCCCACGAACGTGAGGAGCTCGAGCGTGAACGACCCGACTTCCTTGTCGATGATCTTTCTCACGTTAAGGCGACTTGGGATGCCGCCACCAACACTTTCAATTTGATCATTGAGCAACCTATTGACCGATACACACCCCGTCCAACTCCCGATGTCACTCCCGTTATCACTCCGGCTATGTCCAGATCAAATTCTTTCTCGGGCGTTGGCCAGGATCGTCCTAGTGTTCGCACCTCCCAGGCAATCATGAAGGGAAGTGATGACCTTACTGGCAACGACTCTGTTGTTGGCTCTCCAGCTGCCAGCAGACCCGGATCTCCTGGCGCCGACGATAGTATTGAGAAGCGCGCGGAGATGGAGTTCCACAGACGTGCGAGCCAGTCCGGTCAGGCTGGCGTGACACTCGATGCTTTCCGACGTGCGCTGGCGGGTAACGCTGCTAAGAGGAGGGCTCAAAGTCAAGGCGAAATGTCTCAGGACGAGTAA
- a CDS encoding hypothetical protein (Match to ESTs gb|CF193033.1|CF193033, gb|CF189558.1|CF189558, gb|CF189119.1|CF189119), which yields MDVNENIHATEQPDSAPSVNTRVQQVGTQQDTLDKGVAQVIKEFISPSQAQDPSVVEKASDAVRSGFKQSTGKDFPVQDKQ from the exons ATGGACGTCAACGAGAACATACACGCCACCGAGCAGCCAGACTCCGCTCCATCTGTCAACACTCGAGTCCAGCAGGTTGGCACGCAACAGGACACCTTAG ACAAGGGTGTCGCACAGGTAATTAAGGAGTTTATCTCTCCTTCACAAGCCCAGGATCCCAGTGTCGTAGAGAAAGCAAGCGATGCTGTTCGTTCTGGTTTCAAACAG TCCACAGGGAAAGACTTCCCCGTCCAGGACAAGCAATAA
- a CDS encoding hypothetical protein (HMMPfam hit to MIP, Major intrinsic protein, score: 126.1, E(): 8.1e-35) produces MPDLVVTTQELRPSSPVYGHARTIIKNNFVAMAGEYVGTTLFMLCCLGGTHVALLPEKSVTGDLSQPLNTSSLFYISLSIGLSLTVNVWIFFRVSGGLFNPAVSLGMVLAGCLPPMKGALLTVAQVLGGITGAAIINVLLPGELNAGTTLGGGASIAQGLFIEAILTALLMLTVFFTAAEKNEATFLSPLAIGMALFIAEMVGVPYSGGALNPVRSLGPAVVTHNFPGYHWIYWVGPALGSVLATCFYSLLKYLEYESVPGPGEAPHVPPFWRLPARGYLSTLSHPFAKRASTGTYSHEDDPEKGLRSGKDSQANTDNPTRVNRPGSGDAEIQSPVEDTTMANARLDRIEMLLTQLMQVRTSEGTQKSPAV; encoded by the exons ATGCCTGACTTAGTTGTGACCACACAAGAGCTACGCCCCTCCAGTCCTGTCTATGGTCACGCGCGAACGATAATAAAGAATA ATTTCGTGGCCATGGCAGGAGAATACGTCGGAACCACTCTTTTCATGCTATGTTGTCTTGGAGGTACCCA TGTTGCACTACTGCCAGAGAAGTCCGTGACGGGCGACTTGTCGCAGCCGCTAAACACTTCCAGCCT TTTTTACATTTCCTTGTCCATTGGGCTCTCTCTGACGGTTAATGTTTGGATTTTCTTTCGGGTTTCCGGAGGCTTATTCAACCCAGCCGTGTCGTTGGGGATGGTGCTTGCCGGGTGCTTGCCACCTATGAAAGGCGCCTTGTTAACAGTGGCCCAGGTTTTGGGTGGTATAACT GGAGCGGCAATCATCAACGTCCTACTTCCGGGAGAGCTAAATGCTGGAACAACACTAGGTGGAGGAGCTTCTATTGCCCAGGGACTGTTCATTGAAGCCATCCTTACCGCGCT GCTAATGTTGACGGTTTTCTTTACGGCTGCCGAGAAGAATGAGGCAACATTCCTGTCTCCGCTTGCTATTGGGATGGCGCTTTTC ATTGCTGAGATGGTTGGAGTGCCATACAGTGGCGGAGCTTTGAATCCTGTCCGAAGCTTAGGACCAGCTGTGGTAACTCATAACTTCCCTGGATATC ATTGGATCTACTGGGTCGGTCCCGCCCTCGGGTCTGTTCTTGCGACATGCTTTTACTCTTTGCTCAAGTATCTTGAATATGAATCTGTCCCCGGACCCGGAGAAGCGCCCCACGTCCCTCCGTTTTGGCGCTTACCCGCTCGAGGGTATCTATCGACGTTGTCACACCCATTCGCGAAAAGAGCAAGCACTGGAACTTATTCCCATGAAGACGACCCAGAAAAGGGTTTACGATCTGGCAAAGATTCCCAAGCTAATACCGATAACCCAACAAGAGTAAACAGGCCTGGATCGGGTGATGCGGAGATTCAGAGTCCTGTTGAAGAT acgacgatggCGAACGCAAGATTGGACAGAATCGAAATGCTATTGACACAATTGATGCAGGTGCGCACGTCCGAGGGTACGCAGAAATCACCTGCTGTATAA
- a CDS encoding hypothetical protein (Match to EST gb|CF190262.1|CF190262; HMMPfam hit to GTP_CDC, Cell division protein, score: 517.2, E(): 1.5e-152), whose product MSDGIGIANLPNQRHKITSQRGAHFTIMVVGQSGLGKTTLINTLFATEICSPRNYRQRFAKQLDKTTEVEILKADLEERGFNIKLTVIDTPGFGDYVNNRDSWGPIVDFIDDQHESYMRQEQQPFRKEKQDLRIHACLYFIKPTGTTLKPLDVEIMKKLGTRVNLIPVIAKADTMSPEDLHNFKTIVRETIIAQNISVYTPPVDLDDEAAAEHARAMQAVMPFSIIGSTQDVTTPDGRVVKGREYLWGVAEVENEDHCDFKKLRSLLIRTYMLDLITSTEEKHYEAYRLAQMETRKFGEPKVKKLDNPKYREEEETLRKRFTEQVKLEEARFRQWEQHLIAERDRLNKDLEQAHSAIKALEAELDQVAAYHRQGGTVGRR is encoded by the exons ATGTCAGATGGTATCGGTATCGCAAA TTTGCCAAATCAA AGGCATAAGATCACAAGCCAGAGAGGCGCGCATTTCACTATCATGGTTGTTG GGCAATCTGGCTTGGGAAAAACGACGCTTATAAACACCCTCTTTGCGACTGAAATTTGCTCGCCGAGGAATTATCGCCAACG GTTCGCAAAACAGCTGGATAAAACCACAGAGGTTGAAATTTTAAAGGCTGACCTTGAGGAACGCGGTTTCAATATTAAATTAACAGTCATTGACACTCCCGGATTTGGCGACTATGTCAATAATCGCGACTCATGGGGCCCTATTGTTGACTTTATTGACGACCAGCACGAATCTTATATGCGCCAGGAGCAACAGCCTTTCAGAAAAGAGAAGCAGGACTTGCGGATCCATGCGTGTCTGTATTTCATCAAACCGACTGGTACCAC GTTGAAACCACTTGATGTGGAGATCATGAAGAAGCTTGGTACACGAGTAAACCTGATCCCAGTCATCGCCAAGGCAGATACTATGTCTCCAGAAGATCTCCACAACTTCAAAACCATT GTCCGTGAAACGATCATTGCACAAAATATCTCTGTCTACACTCCACCTGTAGACCTCGACGACGAAGCTGCGGCTGAGCATGCGCGAGCAATGCAAGCTGTTATGCCTTTCTCAATCATTGGTAGTACTCAGGATGTCACTACGCCTGACGGAAGGGTGGTCAAGGGTAGAGAGTATTTGTGGGGTGTAGCCGAAG TTGAGAATGAAGACCACTGCGACTTTAAAAAGCTCCGATCCCTTCTTATCCGCACATATATGCTTGACTTGATTACCTCCACGGAAGAAAAGCACTATGAAGCCTACCGCCTCGCACAAATGGAAACTCGCAAATTTGGCGAACCAAAGGTTAAAAAGTTGGATAACCCAAAGTACcgcgaggaagaggaaacattgaggaagaggtttACTGAACAGGTCAAGTTGGAGGAGGCCAGATTCAGACAATGGGAGCAACAT CTTATTGCCGAGAGAGATCGTTTGAACAAGGATCTCGAGCAAGCCCACAGCGCTATCAAAGCTCTTGAG GCTGAACTGGACCAGGTGGCTGCCTACCATCGTCAAGGGGGGACTGTAGGTCGACGTTGA